In one window of Musa acuminata AAA Group cultivar baxijiao chromosome BXJ3-2, Cavendish_Baxijiao_AAA, whole genome shotgun sequence DNA:
- the LOC103975110 gene encoding E3 ubiquitin-protein ligase BOI isoform X1: MVVQAQYRSNVLLLNGSELEAKEMEPLFLDQSLVFFANGANGNPRKRGREVTSVPMASMPQQSQPVNLFSLQPLPVSAPLPPPTLVSLAELRTLPRPLVSTGLRLAFGDQNQHQSQNQSNPLLCSSSPASSSLFSSLLFEDLAAQINQQKEEIEQFLHAQGEQLQRTLAEKRQKHYGALLGAAEKSAARRLREKEAEVEREALRSSELEDRLARLRTESMAWQAKAMADQVTAASLHAQLQHAAATAATAPQGNPGGCGDPLPAEDAESANVNPGHAEPEHACRTCRRRPASVVLVPCRHLCLCDACDGTAESCPVCRSIRTGSIHVVLS, encoded by the exons ATGGTAGTTCAAGCCCAATACCGTTCCAACGTTCTGCTACTAAATGG AAGCGAGCTGGAGGCGAAGGAAATGGAACCCCTTTTCCTTGATCAGTCCCTGGTGTTCTTCGCCAATGGAG CGAATGGGAATCCGAGGAAGCGGGGCAGGGAGGTCACGAGCGTTCCAATGGCTTCGATGCCGCAGCAGAGCCAGCCCGTCAACCTCTTCTCCCTGCAGCCACTCCCCGTCTCTGCACCCCTCCCGCCACCGACGCTTGTGAGCCTCGCCGAGCTCCGAACACTCCCCCGTCCCCTCGTCTCCACCGGCCTCCGTCTCGCTTTCGGAGACCAAAACCAGCATCAGAGCCAGAACCAGTCCAATCCGCTTCTATGTtcatcttctcctgcttcctcgtcTCTCTTCTCCTCCCTTCTCTTCGAAGATCTCGCCGCACAGATCAATCAACAGAAGGAAGAAATCGAACAGTTCCTCCACGCCCAG GGAGAGCAACTGCAGCGGACGTTGGCAGAGAAGCGGCAGAAGCACTACGGGGCTTTGTTGGGCGCGGCGGAGAAGTCGGCTGCCCGGAGGTTGCGGGAGAAGGAGGCAGAGGTGGAGCGGGAGGCGCTGCGGAGCTCCGAGCTCGAGGACCGCCTCGCCCGCCTCCGAACCGAGTCGATGGCGTGGCAAGCCAAGGCCATGGCGGACCAGGTGACGGCCGCCTCACTCCACGCCCAACTCCAACACGCCGCGGCCACTGCGGCGACGGCGCCCCAGGGGAATCCGGGCGGGTGCGGAGACCCCCTTCCAGCCGAGGACGCCGAGTCGGCCAACGTAAACCCGGGCCATGCCGAGCCCGAGCACGCGTGCCGCACGTGCCGGCGTCGTCCAGCCTCGGTGGTGCTCGTCCCGTGCCGCCACCTCTGCCTCTGCGACGCCTGCGACGGCACCGCCGAGTCGTGCCCCGTATGCCGCAGCATCAGAACCGGAAGCATCCACGTGGTTCTCTCGTGA
- the LOC103975110 gene encoding probable BOI-related E3 ubiquitin-protein ligase 2 isoform X2 has protein sequence MEPLFLDQSLVFFANGANGNPRKRGREVTSVPMASMPQQSQPVNLFSLQPLPVSAPLPPPTLVSLAELRTLPRPLVSTGLRLAFGDQNQHQSQNQSNPLLCSSSPASSSLFSSLLFEDLAAQINQQKEEIEQFLHAQGEQLQRTLAEKRQKHYGALLGAAEKSAARRLREKEAEVEREALRSSELEDRLARLRTESMAWQAKAMADQVTAASLHAQLQHAAATAATAPQGNPGGCGDPLPAEDAESANVNPGHAEPEHACRTCRRRPASVVLVPCRHLCLCDACDGTAESCPVCRSIRTGSIHVVLS, from the exons ATGGAACCCCTTTTCCTTGATCAGTCCCTGGTGTTCTTCGCCAATGGAG CGAATGGGAATCCGAGGAAGCGGGGCAGGGAGGTCACGAGCGTTCCAATGGCTTCGATGCCGCAGCAGAGCCAGCCCGTCAACCTCTTCTCCCTGCAGCCACTCCCCGTCTCTGCACCCCTCCCGCCACCGACGCTTGTGAGCCTCGCCGAGCTCCGAACACTCCCCCGTCCCCTCGTCTCCACCGGCCTCCGTCTCGCTTTCGGAGACCAAAACCAGCATCAGAGCCAGAACCAGTCCAATCCGCTTCTATGTtcatcttctcctgcttcctcgtcTCTCTTCTCCTCCCTTCTCTTCGAAGATCTCGCCGCACAGATCAATCAACAGAAGGAAGAAATCGAACAGTTCCTCCACGCCCAG GGAGAGCAACTGCAGCGGACGTTGGCAGAGAAGCGGCAGAAGCACTACGGGGCTTTGTTGGGCGCGGCGGAGAAGTCGGCTGCCCGGAGGTTGCGGGAGAAGGAGGCAGAGGTGGAGCGGGAGGCGCTGCGGAGCTCCGAGCTCGAGGACCGCCTCGCCCGCCTCCGAACCGAGTCGATGGCGTGGCAAGCCAAGGCCATGGCGGACCAGGTGACGGCCGCCTCACTCCACGCCCAACTCCAACACGCCGCGGCCACTGCGGCGACGGCGCCCCAGGGGAATCCGGGCGGGTGCGGAGACCCCCTTCCAGCCGAGGACGCCGAGTCGGCCAACGTAAACCCGGGCCATGCCGAGCCCGAGCACGCGTGCCGCACGTGCCGGCGTCGTCCAGCCTCGGTGGTGCTCGTCCCGTGCCGCCACCTCTGCCTCTGCGACGCCTGCGACGGCACCGCCGAGTCGTGCCCCGTATGCCGCAGCATCAGAACCGGAAGCATCCACGTGGTTCTCTCGTGA
- the LOC135630885 gene encoding probable pterin-4-alpha-carbinolamine dehydratase, chloroplastic, whose translation MASASFSFVAPPLASANSLLHGRATLAFPSSSHSASWSSRTRRGHLRLLAQGADLLGDFGARDPFPEEIESNFCEKVLGNTDTMHRILIPNISALSLAQMSCEPISSSQPPISTEDAEKLLKKVVGWRLVDGDGGKRIQCLWKVRDYGCGVQLITRIYGVAEAAGHFPNLHLEQPNQVRAELWTNSIGGLSMNDFIVAARIDQIKTLDLLPKKRIWA comes from the exons ATGGCATCCGCTTCCTTCTCTTTCGTCGCGCCGCCGCTCGCATCGGCCAACTCTCTCCTCCACGGCCGCGCTACCCTCGCGTTCCCATCTTCCTCCCATAGCGCTTCATGGAGTTCGAGAACGCGCCGCGGCCACCTTCGCCTTCTCGCCCAGGGTGCCGACCTCCTCGGCGACTTCGGCGCCCGCGACCCTTTCCCGGAGGAGATCGAGAGCAACTTCTGCGAGAAGGTCCTCGGCAACACCGACACGATGCACCGCATCTTAATCCCCAACATATCCGCGCTCTCCCTCGCCCAGATGAGCTGCGAGCCCATCTCTTCCTCTCAGCCTCCAATCTCGACTGAAGACGCCGAGAAGCTCCTCAAGAAG GTGGTTGGCTGGAGGCTAGTGGATGGTGATGGAGGGAAAAGAATCCAGTGCCTATGGAAGGTGAGAGATTATGGATGTGGAGTGCAGCTTATCACTAGGATTTATGGCGTTGCAGAAGCTGCAGGGCATTTCCCTAATCTTCATTTGGAACAACCCAATCAAGTTAGagcggaactctggacaaattcaATAG GTGGTTTGAGTATGAATGACTTTATTGTAGCAGCTAGAATAGATCAGATCAAGACACtagatcttcttccaaagaaGAGGATATGGGCATAA